In Anaerococcus prevotii DSM 20548, the genomic window GGTTCTCCTAAGATGAACATAATCGAAAGCAATTTAACAAAAGAAGGATCTTCGCTTTGTGTAGAACTTTTTTCCAGGAAGATTAAATTGCCTGACTTTAAAACGAAGGATCTTCTAGAAAAGGGAGTAGAAGAGGGAAAAATCCTAATAGGAATCAGGACGGAAGAATTTAACTATGATAAGGAATCTGATATAAAAGTTAAGTTTTCGAATGTCGAATACATGGGATCAGATACCTATGGTTATACTAGAACCGATAGGGGAGAAACAATAGTGATGCGTTTTGATTCTAAAGATCCTATATTAGTAGATAAAGAAATTCCTATAAGTATAAATGAGGAAAACACCTATATTTTTGATATAGAAACTGAAATTTGTATTTCATTTCCTGAAAAAAACGTAGATCCTATAAAATTACAAGAAGTTATAGATGCATAAAAAAGGACATACCTAGTCGTTTTAGGCTAAGTATGTCTTTAAATTACGATTATAAATTTTTGAAAATAATGTTAAGAAGTTCTTCCTTCCTTTGATAGGATAGCTCGTCTTCCTTTAGTCTATTATCACTTTCTTTCTCGATTTTTTCTTTGATATCATCTTTTAATCTATCTTCTGCGAAAGTATATACCGTAGAATTCTCCTTATCTATATGCTCTCTTAAAAGATTTACATAGGCCATAGAGTTTGCGATAATTTGGAGGATATCTCTATCATCTTTTGTTCTCTTATAAGAATTTAGTGAGTTTTCAAGCTTAAATACATAGGATCTAGCAAGTTGATGCTCGACTAGCATACCGTTTTTTATAACTTTTTCTCCTAAAACTCCTAGCTCTTCTAGCATATATTTAAAAAGGATATCTTCTTCCTTCTTGTGATGGATTCCATCTGCGAACTCTCTAATAAAGGAGATGCTTGCCCTGAAGAATTCTTCATCTATAGTTTTATCCTTAAGAATAGAAAGGCATTCTTCCTCTAACCTATCCAAAAACTTTGTTATCTGATCGTGTTCTTTTACTAAATATTCTATTGCTTTCATATTATCACCTCTGTTTATTATACTAGAGATTTTATGAAAACCACTAGCATTCTTGTATAGTTTAATTAGGAGGAAATATGCATTACACAGGAAACGAAATATATAGACCGCCCCTTGAGGCAAGGACACCTCTGCTTGAAGTAACTAGAGGATGCTCTCACAACAAGTGCGTATTTTGCACTATGTATCAGAGGACTCCCTTTTCTCTTGCTCCCAAGGAAAATATAATAAGTGACTTGGAAGAGCTAGCCTTTTACTATCCAAATCTTGAAAGAATCTATCTCTTAAATGGAGATCCATTTGCCCTATCTTTTGAAAAACTAAAGGAAATAGGGGAATTGATCCATAAATATTTACCAAATATCAAAACTATAACTTCATATGCGTCATTTTATAATATGAAGAACAAAACAGTAGCAGAACTTAAAGAGTTAAAGAAATTGGGCTTTGATGAATTGTATATAGGAGTGGAAACGGCTTACGAGCCTGCCCTACTTAAGATAAACAAGGGTTGTAACTTAGAAGAATACAAGGAGTCTCTAGGTAAAATAAAAGAAGCAGGACTAAGCTATCATGCCATCCTTATGATGGGAGTTGCGGGACGTGGCAATTCAGAAATAAATGCCAAAGCTACGGCAAAATTTCTAAATATCTACCCGGCCAAATCTGTCTTTCCTATGACAACATCAGTCCAATATGGATCTGAGCTTTATAAAATGAGGGAAAAAGGAGACTTTGAGGAAGCAAGTCTTGGAGAAATTATAAAAGAACAAATAGTTCTAGTAGAAAATCTAGATTATCCTGACGAAACTCTTTTCTCATCAGGACATATGGTAAATCTTATAAATATAAGCCATAGATTTAAAAACAAGGATAAAATATTGGAAAAACTAAATTATGCCCTAGAAAACCTAAGCCCTGAGATATTGAACTCAACAAATGAGAGGCAAGCTAGGTAAAGAAAAATCGCCCCGGAGGCGATTTTTTAGTCTTCACTATAGGATTTGAAAGGTTGATCTGTTTTTGGAAGTCTATCTGGAGTAATTGAAAGCCCCATTTTGTTTTTCTCGTGTTTTAATTCTATGAGTAGGGAAACCATCATAAAAATTATTACTAGAGAAAAAGGTAAGGCTACAATGATTAGGGTATTTTCTAGGGCACTAAGACCGCCAGAAAATAGAAGTGATATAGCTATAAGGGCAAGCAGAGCTCCCCAAACTATTTTCTTCTTATTGGATGGGTTGAGTTTTCCTTTTTCAGATAACATAGCCAAAACAAATGTTGCAGAGTCGGCTGATGTGATGAAAAACGAAACAATCAAAACCAAGGCGACTATGGACATGACTTTGCCTAAACTATAATGGGAAAATGTTGCGAAAAGCACTTCTTCAGTAGCAAATCCAGTCAAGTCGAAACCATTAGCTTGGACACTAGTTGATAGGGTGCCGAAACTTGTAAACCAAAGGATACTCAAAATAGTTGGAACTAGCAAGACAACCGCAATAAATTCTCTAATAGTTCTTCCCTTTGATATCCTAGCTATAAAAACTCCAACGAAAGGAGACCAGGATATCCACCAAGCCCAATAGAAAATAGTCCAAGAATTAATCCACCCACGCTTTTCAGGATAGAAGGAAGATGATCTAAAACTCATAGCTAAGAAATTTTGTAGATAATTTCCTAGAGAATCAGTTAAGTTATCAAAAATTCTAACAGATGGACCTACTACTATGGCAATAGCCAGTAGACCTATAGCAAGAATCAAATTTAGATTTGATAAAATCTTTACTCCCTTACCCAAACCTGACATGGCGCTTAGGATAAATAGAAGGGTTGTGATTAATATAATTATAGTCTGGACCTTGAAATTATTTGCTATGCCAAATAGATAAGAAAGTCCCCCCCGTTAATTTGACTTGCTCCAAAACCTAGAGTAGTAGCAACACCTATAACAGTTGCAACAATAGTAATTATATCGATTGTCTTACCTATAAAGCCATCAGTATTATCTAATAAAGGCTTGAATGTTTCTGATAAGAGATATCTCTCTTGCTTTCTAAAACCAAAATAAGCGAGAGCAAGACCTACTATGGCATAAACACCCCAAGCGTGTATACCCCAATGGAAGAATGTGTATTGGAAAGAATCTACCAAAGCTTTCCTAGAGGATGGATCGGCTAGGGGTGGGTTTATAGCATAGTGACTAAGAGGTTCCGCCGCCCCATAAAAAACAAGACCTATACCCATACCAGCTGAAAACATCATGGCTATCCAAGAAGTAGTGGAATGTTCTGGTTTGGAATTAGGATTACCCAATTTAATTTGACCGATAGGACTACGGCATAGATATAACAAATAAAATAAAATACCTGTAACAAGTAAAAGGTAGAACCAACCAAAGTCCTTTGTGATATTCGTAGTTAGATTCTTAGTTACTTCCCCAAAAGGATGTGGAATAAGAATACCCATAGCTACAAGGACTACTAAAAATCCTAGAGATAAAACAAAAACTTTATTATTTTTTATGTAAGATGATTTCTTTTTCATTTAAACTCCTTTCATATATAAATAATCTCATTATTTTTACTAGACTATAATATTGTATTTCTAATCTAAGTCAAACATTTATGTTAACTTAAAGGAAAAGATAGAAACAAATATAGCATATATATAGAAAGAAAAATAAAAAAAGAAATTATTTGACAAGAAGAAAAATCCATAGTATTATAATAAGGCACGTTCCAAGAGCGAGCGGAAAATATTAAAAGAAAAAATATTTGACAAATTACTCTTGAGGGTGTATACTTATTTCATACCGCATGAGCTTGAAGCTTTGGAAAATTAAAAAAATCATTAAAAAATGATAAAATAATTTGACAAACAAAAACTTATGCAGTATTATATAAGAGTCGCAAGATACAAGCGACATTGAACCGAGATTAACGTCGCAAGATGATAATCATAAATTATATAGAATACAATAACAACAACCAAAGTTAATACTTTGAGTACAATGATTCTTATCCTTATATATAAGAGATAAGGACAAAATTTAAATCACGCATTTGATATAAGTCAGATGTAAATGAATAAGCCAGAATAAAAACGGCTCATATTATTTATGAGAGTTTGATCCTGGCTCAGGATAAACGCTGGCGGCGTGCATAACACATGCAAGTCGAACGATGAAGCTTAAATGATCTCTTCGGAGTGACCTTAAGTGGATTAGTGGCGGACGGGTGAGTAACGCGTGAGTAACCTGCCTTGCACAAGGGGATAGCCGTTGGAAACGACGAATAATACCCTATGATATGATAGCTTCGCATGAAGTTATCATCAAAGATTTATCGGTGTAAGATGGACTCGCGTCTGATTAGCTAGTTGGTGGGGTAACAGCCTACCAAGGCAACGATCAGTAGCCGGCTTGAGAGAGTGTACGGCCACATTGGGACTGAGACACGGCCCAGACTCCTACGGGAGGCAGCAGTGGGGAATTTTGCACAATGGGGGAAACCCTGATGCAGCGACGCCGCGTGATTTAGAAGGCCTTCGGGTTGTAAAAATCTTTTGTATGGGAAGAAAATGACAGTACCATACGAATAAGGACCGGCTAATTACGTGCCAGCAGCCGCGGTAATACGTAAGGTCCGAGCGTTGTCCGGAATCATTGGGCGTAAAGGGTACGTAGGCGGATAAGCAAGTTAGAAGTGAAATCCTATAGCTCAACTATAGTAAGCTTTTAAAACTGCTCATCTTGAGGTATGGAAGGGAAAGTGGAATTCCTAGTGTAGCGGTGAAATGCGCAGATATTAGGAGGAATACCGGTGGCGAAGGCGACTTTCTGGCCATAAACTGACGCTGAGGTACGAAAGCGTGGGTAGCAAACAGGATTAGATACCCTGGTAGTCCACGCCGTAAACGATGAGTGTTAGGTGTCTGGAATAATCTGGGTGCCGCAGCTAACGCAATAAACACTCCGCCTGGGGAGTACGCACGCAAGTGTGAAACTCAAAGGAATTGACGGGGACCCGCACAAGCAGCGGAGCATGTGGTTTAATTCGACGCAACGCGAAGAACCTTACCAAGTCTTGACATATTACGGCGGGGTCTAGAGATAGACTCTTATCGCTTCGGCGAACTGTAATACAGGTGGTGCATGGTTGTCGTCAGCTCGTGTCGTGAGATGTTGGGTTAAGTCCCATAACGAGCGCAACCCCTATTGTTAGTTACCATCATTAAGTTGGGGACTCTAGCAATACTGCCGGTGACAAACCGGAGGAAGGTGGGGATGACGTCAAATCATCATGCCCTTTATGACTTGGGCTACACACGTGCTACAATGGCAGGTACAGAGGGAAGCGAGACTGCGAAGTTAAGCAAAACTCAAAAAGCTTGTCCCAGTTCGGATTGCACTCTGCAACTCGAGTGCATGAAGTTGGAGTTGCTAGTAATCGCAGATCAGAATGCTGCGGTGAATGCGTTCCCGGGTCTTGTACACACCGCCCGTCACACCATGGAAGTTGGCAATACCCGAAGCCTGTGAGCGAACCTTTTAGGGCGCAGCAGTCGAAGGTA contains:
- a CDS encoding hemerythrin domain-containing protein — its product is MKAIEYLVKEHDQITKFLDRLEEECLSILKDKTIDEEFFRASISFIREFADGIHHKKEEDILFKYMLEELGVLGEKVIKNGMLVEHQLARSYVFKLENSLNSYKRTKDDRDILQIIANSMAYVNLLREHIDKENSTVYTFAEDRLKDDIKEKIEKESDNRLKEDELSYQRKEELLNIIFKNL
- a CDS encoding radical SAM protein translates to MHYTGNEIYRPPLEARTPLLEVTRGCSHNKCVFCTMYQRTPFSLAPKENIISDLEELAFYYPNLERIYLLNGDPFALSFEKLKEIGELIHKYLPNIKTITSYASFYNMKNKTVAELKELKKLGFDELYIGVETAYEPALLKINKGCNLEEYKESLGKIKEAGLSYHAILMMGVAGRGNSEINAKATAKFLNIYPAKSVFPMTTSVQYGSELYKMREKGDFEEASLGEIIKEQIVLVENLDYPDETLFSSGHMVNLINISHRFKNKDKILEKLNYALENLSPEILNSTNERQAR
- a CDS encoding BCCT family transporter, which produces MANNFKVQTIIILITTLLFILSAMSGLGKGVKILSNLNLILAIGLLAIAIVVGPSVRIFDNLTDSLGNYLQNFLAMSFRSSSFYPEKRGWINSWTIFYWAWWISWSPFVGVFIARISKGRTIREFIAVVLLVPTILSILWFTSFGTLSTSVQANGFDLTGFATEEVLFATFSHYSLGKVMSIVALVLIVSFFITSADSATFVLAMLSEKGKLNPSNKKKIVWGALLALIAISLLFSGGLSALENTLIIVALPFSLVIIFMMVSLLIELKHEKNKMGLSITPDRLPKTDQPFKSYSED
- a CDS encoding BCCT family transporter, producing the protein MKKKSSYIKNNKVFVLSLGFLVVLVAMGILIPHPFGEVTKNLTTNITKDFGWFYLLLVTGILFYLLYLCRSPIGQIKLGNPNSKPEHSTTSWIAMMFSAGMGIGLVFYGAAEPLSHYAINPPLADPSSRKALVDSFQYTFFHWGIHAWGVYAIVGLALAYFGFRKQERYLLSETFKPLLDNTDGFIGKTIDIITIVATVIGVATTLGFGASQINGGDFLIYLA